The following proteins are encoded in a genomic region of Leucoraja erinacea ecotype New England chromosome 21, Leri_hhj_1, whole genome shotgun sequence:
- the LOC129707260 gene encoding translocating chain-associated membrane protein 1-like 1 isoform X2: MFITVQYNVTYTDIDERNDSINYYAYGFKDLATIFFYMLIAIILHAVIQEYILDKINRRLHLSKTKHSKFNESGQLAFFYLFSFIWGGSILTGEKFATDATLLWEKYPHAHMFFQVKFFYICQIAYWLHALPELYFQKVRKEDIARQLYYICLYIFQITGAYILTLHRLGLILLVPHCLVELLFHASRLFYFSDENKQKGFTLWALLFVMARLLTLTLSVLTFGFGLARAENQDFSIANGNFNTLTVRISCLAAICLTQAWMMWKFINFQLKKWREHTQNQIPKKKVANTKNKPSKKEYKSNASNGTVKTECGTSPRARKAKTS; this comes from the exons ATGTTTATAACCGTACAGTACAATGTGACGTACACAGATATAG ATGAGCGAAATGATTCTATAAACTACTATGCGTACGGGTTTAAAGACTTGGCCACCATTTTCTTTTATATGTTGATAGCTATCATTCTACATGCTGTGATACAAGAATATATTTTGGAT AAAATAAACAGACGACTGCATTTGTCCAAAACCAAGCACAGTAAATTTAATGAGTCTGGCCAGCTCGCATTCTTCTATTTGTTTTCTTTTATATGGGGAGGAAGCATATTGACAGGG GAAAAATTCGCAACAGATGCTACACTCTTATGGGAAAAATATCCACATGCACACATGTT CTTTCAGGTGAAATTTTTCTACATTTGCCAGATCGCCTATTGGCTCCATGCGTTACCAGAGCTCTATTTTCAGAAAGTTAGAAAG GAGGATATCGCTCGACAGCTGTACTACATTTGCCTTTACATATTCCAAATCACTGGTGCCTATATATTAAC CCTCCACAGATTGGGTTTGATTCTCTTGGTGCCGCATTGCCTGGTAGAGCTTTTGTTTCATGCATCACGACTATTTTACTTCAGTGATGAAAACAAGCAAAAAGG TTTCACTCTGTGGGCTCTGCTTTTTGTAATGGCCCGCCTTCTCACTTTGACCTTGTCTGTTCTCACTTTTGGCTTTGGCCTGGCGAGAGCAGAGAATCAAGACTTTTCAATAGCAAATGGAAATTTCAACACATTGACTGTCAG gATTAGTTGCTTAGCAGCTATTTGTTTAACACAAGCATGGATGATGTGGAAGTTTATTAACTTCCAGCTGAAGAAGTGGAGGGAGCACACTCAGAATCAAATCCCTAAAAAAAAAGTAGCCAATACAAAGAACAAACcatcaaaaaaagaatacaagt CAAACGCATCTAATGGGACAGTGAAGACAGAATGTGGAACATCGCCACGGGCAAGGAAAGCAAAAACTTCATGA